In Pseudomonas asiatica, the following are encoded in one genomic region:
- a CDS encoding WD40/YVTN/BNR-like repeat-containing protein, with product MSVFKRCSVVVLALAALQGAAQAAPFTDVLDLPARPSALVASSALRDVILAGQRLVAVGPRGHILYSDDHGAHWQQAQVPVSADLNAVSFATPEVGWAVGHDGVVLHSRDGGVHWQKQLDGRALAEQLPGTGSDNALLDVWFSDARNGYAVGVFNLLLRTVDGGEHWQPWLDHSDNPQGLHLTSLAAVGDELYITGEQGLLLKQDGERFSRVETPYAGTLFGAVGKPGVLLVYGLRGHAYRSTDGGRQWQPVSTGVNTSLTAAGVDRDGQLWLASQAGDLLLSRDDGASFSPVPQSARGPVTALATDTGNGLVLVGERGVRNQPGNPTLHP from the coding sequence ATGTCTGTCTTCAAACGATGCAGCGTGGTAGTTCTGGCTTTGGCCGCGCTGCAGGGCGCGGCCCAGGCTGCGCCCTTCACCGATGTGCTGGACCTGCCCGCCAGGCCCAGCGCCCTGGTCGCCAGCAGCGCCTTGCGCGATGTCATCCTGGCCGGCCAGCGCCTGGTCGCGGTGGGCCCGCGAGGGCACATCCTGTACTCCGACGATCACGGCGCGCACTGGCAGCAGGCCCAGGTGCCTGTCAGCGCCGACCTGAATGCCGTGAGCTTCGCCACGCCCGAAGTGGGCTGGGCGGTTGGCCACGATGGCGTGGTGCTGCACAGCCGCGATGGCGGCGTGCACTGGCAGAAGCAGCTGGATGGCCGGGCACTGGCCGAACAACTGCCGGGCACGGGTAGCGACAATGCCTTGCTCGACGTGTGGTTCAGCGATGCCCGCAATGGCTATGCGGTTGGCGTGTTCAACCTGCTGTTGCGCACCGTTGATGGCGGCGAGCACTGGCAGCCCTGGCTCGACCACAGCGACAACCCGCAAGGCCTGCACCTGACCAGCCTGGCCGCGGTGGGTGACGAGCTGTACATCACCGGCGAGCAAGGCCTGCTGCTGAAGCAGGACGGCGAGCGCTTCAGCCGTGTCGAGACACCCTACGCCGGCACACTGTTCGGTGCTGTCGGCAAGCCCGGCGTACTGCTGGTCTACGGCCTGCGTGGGCATGCCTACCGCAGCACCGATGGCGGCCGGCAGTGGCAACCGGTCAGTACGGGTGTGAACACCAGCCTCACCGCCGCCGGTGTCGACCGTGACGGCCAGCTATGGCTGGCCAGCCAGGCTGGCGACCTGCTGCTCAGCCGGGATGATGGCGCCAGCTTCAGCCCGGTGCCGCAAAGCGCCCGTGGCCCGGTGACCGCGCTCGCCACCGATACCGGCAACGGCCTGGTACTGGTGGGCGAGCGGGGCGTGCGCAACCAGCCCGGTAACCCCACGCTGCACCCATAA
- a CDS encoding efflux RND transporter permease subunit, which yields MAATRQDTLPVIRNLDDFDPRSGNCLERLVFNHRLPFLLCMLLATLVLGYMALTRLELRPSFDKMLPQSHPYIQNYLENRPSLRGLGNAVRVVVENTQGDIFDPGYLQTLRHINDELFLSQGVDRAWVKSLWSPAVRWTEVTEEGFQGGPVMPDGYQGAAGDIEQLRQNIERANIVGSLVARDFKSSMLVVPLLDQDSATGKGLDYHAFSQKLEQLRSQYQASGQYRIHVIGFAKLMGDLIDGLIQVMAFFALAVLTSLLIIYCYTRCVRSTLLVVLCSLTAVVWQLGIVAWLGYAIDPYSILVPFLIFAIGVSHAAQKMNGILQDIGRGTHRQVAARYTFRRLFVAGVTALLADAVGFAVLMLIDIPVIQDLAITASIGVAVLIFTSLLLMPVALSYVGVGRKAAERALHIDARAAQHRGFGRLWDLLDRFTERKWASVAVLVALALGALGIWGSLQLKIGDLDSGAPELRADSRYNLDNAYITQHYALSSDTFAVMVKTAPEGCLQYQTLVLADRLAWELQQLPGVQTTVSLANAVRQITAGTYEGNPRLNSLQRNQDVLNYAAQQASVNAPELFNNDCSLMPVIAYLKDHRADTLAQVAAVAERFAQANSSAEQQFLLAAGSAGIEAATNVVVREANQRMLLLVYLAVTLFCLFTFRSWRATLVAILPLMLTSVLCEALMVAMGIGVKVATLPVIALGVGIGVDYALYLLSVQLHYQRAGLSLAQAYQKAVAFTGRVVGLVGITLAAGVVGWAWSPIKFQADMGLLLTFMFLWNMLGALVLIPALSHFLLRGQAAPAPAEAPATSLPQTQETECSPHV from the coding sequence ATGGCCGCTACCCGCCAAGACACCCTGCCGGTAATCCGCAACCTCGACGATTTCGACCCACGCTCGGGCAATTGCCTGGAGCGCCTGGTGTTCAACCATCGCCTGCCGTTCCTGCTGTGCATGCTATTGGCGACCCTGGTGCTGGGCTACATGGCGCTGACCCGCCTGGAGCTGCGCCCCAGTTTCGACAAGATGCTGCCGCAGAGCCACCCCTACATCCAGAACTACCTGGAAAACCGCCCATCACTGCGTGGTCTGGGCAACGCGGTGCGGGTGGTGGTGGAGAACACCCAGGGCGACATCTTCGACCCGGGCTACCTGCAGACCCTGCGCCACATCAACGACGAGCTGTTCCTCAGCCAGGGCGTGGACCGGGCCTGGGTGAAATCGCTGTGGAGCCCGGCAGTGCGCTGGACCGAGGTGACCGAGGAGGGCTTCCAGGGTGGCCCGGTGATGCCCGACGGCTACCAGGGCGCTGCGGGTGACATCGAGCAGCTGCGGCAGAACATCGAGCGCGCCAACATTGTCGGCAGCCTGGTGGCGCGCGACTTCAAGTCGAGCATGCTGGTCGTGCCGCTGCTCGACCAGGATTCGGCTACCGGCAAAGGCCTCGACTACCACGCCTTCTCGCAGAAGCTCGAACAACTGCGCAGCCAGTACCAGGCCAGCGGCCAGTACCGCATCCATGTGATCGGCTTCGCCAAGCTGATGGGCGACCTGATCGACGGGCTGATCCAGGTGATGGCGTTCTTCGCCCTGGCGGTGCTGACCAGCCTGCTGATCATCTACTGCTACACCCGTTGCGTGCGCAGCACCCTGCTGGTGGTGCTGTGTTCGCTGACTGCGGTGGTGTGGCAGCTGGGCATCGTCGCCTGGCTGGGCTACGCCATCGATCCGTATTCGATCCTGGTGCCATTCCTGATCTTTGCCATCGGCGTATCCCACGCGGCGCAGAAGATGAACGGCATCCTTCAGGACATCGGCCGTGGCACTCACCGCCAGGTGGCAGCGCGCTATACCTTCCGCCGCCTGTTCGTGGCCGGGGTGACTGCGTTGCTGGCGGATGCGGTGGGCTTTGCCGTGCTGATGCTGATCGACATCCCGGTGATCCAGGACCTGGCGATCACCGCCAGCATCGGCGTGGCGGTGCTTATCTTCACCTCGCTGCTGCTGATGCCGGTGGCGCTGTCTTATGTTGGTGTTGGCCGCAAGGCTGCCGAGCGGGCCCTGCATATCGACGCCCGCGCAGCCCAGCACCGAGGTTTCGGCCGGCTGTGGGACCTGCTCGACCGCTTCACCGAACGCAAATGGGCCAGCGTCGCAGTGCTGGTGGCGCTGGCCCTGGGCGCCCTTGGCATCTGGGGCAGCCTGCAACTGAAAATCGGCGACCTCGACAGCGGTGCCCCCGAACTGCGCGCCGACTCCCGCTACAACCTCGACAACGCCTACATCACCCAGCACTACGCGCTGTCCAGCGACACCTTCGCGGTCATGGTCAAGACCGCGCCGGAAGGCTGCCTGCAATACCAGACGCTGGTGCTTGCCGACCGCCTGGCCTGGGAGCTGCAGCAATTGCCGGGTGTGCAGACCACCGTGTCGCTGGCCAATGCCGTGCGCCAGATCACCGCCGGCACCTATGAAGGCAACCCGCGCCTGAACAGCCTGCAGCGCAACCAGGACGTGCTCAACTACGCCGCCCAGCAGGCCTCGGTCAACGCCCCCGAGTTGTTCAACAACGACTGCTCGCTGATGCCGGTAATCGCCTACCTCAAGGACCATCGTGCCGATACCTTGGCCCAGGTTGCCGCCGTGGCCGAGCGTTTTGCCCAGGCCAACAGCAGCGCCGAACAGCAGTTCCTGCTGGCCGCCGGCAGCGCCGGCATCGAGGCTGCCACCAACGTGGTGGTCCGCGAGGCCAACCAACGCATGCTGTTGCTGGTGTACCTGGCGGTCACGCTGTTCTGTCTGTTCACCTTCCGTAGCTGGCGCGCGACGCTGGTGGCGATCCTGCCGCTGATGCTCACCTCGGTGCTGTGCGAAGCGCTGATGGTAGCCATGGGCATTGGCGTCAAGGTCGCCACCTTGCCGGTGATCGCCCTGGGCGTAGGTATTGGCGTGGACTACGCGCTGTACCTGCTCAGCGTGCAACTGCACTACCAGCGCGCCGGGTTGAGCCTGGCCCAGGCCTACCAGAAAGCCGTGGCCTTCACCGGCCGGGTGGTCGGGCTGGTCGGCATTACCCTGGCGGCCGGTGTGGTCGGCTGGGCCTGGTCGCCGATCAAGTTCCAGGCCGACATGGGCCTGCTGCTGACCTTCATGTTCCTGTGGAACATGCTCGGTGCGCTGGTGTTGATCCCCGCGTTGTCGCATTTCCTCCTGCGTGGCCAGGCCGCCCCGGCGCCTGCCGAGGCCCCGGCCACGTCGCTTCCGCAAACCCAAGAAACCGAGTGTTCGCCTCATGTCTGA
- a CDS encoding acyl-CoA dehydrogenase C-terminal domain-containing protein, with translation MSDYLPPLRDMDFLFNEVFDIPAWWAQTPALAEQVDGDTARAVLEQAGRLIAEVVAPLNRSGDEQGCRWEAGQVHTPDGFADAYRAFAADGWVGVAGAPEYGGMGMPKVIGAQLEEMLNAANLSFGLYPMLTAGACLALLNHASEPLKALYLPPMYQGRWTGSMCLTEPHAGTDLGLIRTRAEPVADGRYRISGTKIFITGGEQDLTENIIHLVLARLPDAPAGPKGISLFLVPKVLVDADGVLGEANAVSCGSIEHKMGIKASATCVMNFDGAIGYLVGEPNKGLNAMFTMMNYERLGVGIQGLALGERSYQGAIAYARDRQQGRAPTGAEAPGQAADPIVVHPDVRRMLLTMKALNEGGRAFSTYVALQLDLAKYSEAPVARAQAEAKVAMLTPVAKAFLTDMGLETTVHGQQVLGGHGYIREWGQEQLIRDCRITQIYEGTNGIQALDLVGRKLFADGGQAYRSVSDEITAFVETLPAACAEFGAPLLAAVRNLDELTAWLLDRAQGNPRELGAAAVEYLQVFGYTFYAYLWARMAVVCQCHAAPEPFHLSKLGTARFYFARLLPRIHSLSASVRAGSDSLYLLEAGQL, from the coding sequence ATGTCTGATTACCTTCCGCCACTGCGCGACATGGATTTTCTGTTCAACGAAGTGTTCGACATCCCGGCCTGGTGGGCGCAAACGCCCGCGCTGGCCGAGCAGGTAGATGGCGACACAGCCCGGGCCGTGCTCGAACAGGCCGGCCGGCTGATTGCCGAGGTGGTGGCGCCGCTCAACCGCAGTGGCGACGAGCAGGGCTGCCGCTGGGAGGCCGGCCAGGTACACACCCCCGATGGCTTCGCCGACGCCTACCGGGCATTTGCCGCGGATGGCTGGGTGGGTGTGGCCGGTGCCCCGGAATATGGGGGCATGGGCATGCCGAAAGTGATCGGTGCCCAGCTCGAAGAAATGCTCAATGCCGCCAACCTGTCGTTCGGCCTGTACCCGATGCTGACCGCCGGGGCCTGCCTGGCGCTGCTCAACCATGCCAGCGAGCCGTTGAAGGCGCTGTACCTGCCGCCCATGTACCAAGGGCGCTGGACCGGTTCGATGTGCCTGACCGAGCCGCACGCTGGCACCGACCTGGGCCTGATTCGCACCCGCGCCGAGCCGGTTGCCGATGGCCGCTACCGCATCAGCGGGACCAAGATCTTCATCACTGGCGGTGAGCAGGACCTGACCGAGAACATCATCCACCTGGTGCTGGCGCGGCTGCCGGATGCGCCCGCCGGGCCCAAGGGCATCTCGCTGTTCCTGGTGCCCAAGGTGCTGGTTGACGCCGACGGCGTGCTGGGCGAGGCCAATGCGGTGAGCTGCGGGTCGATCGAGCACAAGATGGGCATCAAGGCCTCGGCCACCTGCGTGATGAACTTCGACGGTGCAATCGGCTATCTGGTCGGCGAACCGAACAAGGGCCTCAACGCGATGTTCACCATGATGAACTACGAGCGCCTTGGTGTAGGAATCCAGGGCCTGGCCCTGGGCGAACGCTCCTACCAGGGCGCCATTGCCTATGCCCGTGATCGCCAGCAGGGCCGTGCGCCGACGGGTGCCGAAGCGCCGGGGCAAGCCGCTGACCCGATCGTCGTCCACCCGGATGTGCGGCGCATGCTGCTGACCATGAAAGCGCTGAACGAAGGCGGGCGGGCCTTCTCTACCTATGTGGCACTGCAGTTGGACCTGGCCAAATACAGCGAGGCCCCGGTCGCACGCGCCCAGGCCGAGGCCAAGGTGGCAATGCTCACGCCAGTGGCCAAGGCCTTCCTCACCGACATGGGGCTGGAAACCACCGTGCACGGCCAGCAGGTGCTGGGCGGTCATGGCTATATCCGCGAATGGGGCCAGGAGCAGTTGATCCGCGACTGCCGCATCACCCAGATCTACGAAGGCACCAATGGCATCCAGGCCCTCGACCTGGTGGGGCGTAAACTGTTTGCCGATGGCGGCCAGGCCTATCGCAGCGTGTCCGATGAAATTACTGCCTTTGTCGAGACGCTGCCCGCGGCGTGCGCCGAGTTCGGCGCGCCGCTGCTGGCTGCCGTGCGCAACCTCGACGAGCTGACCGCCTGGTTGCTCGATCGGGCCCAGGGCAACCCGCGTGAGCTGGGCGCGGCGGCGGTGGAGTACCTGCAGGTGTTTGGCTACACCTTCTACGCCTACCTGTGGGCACGCATGGCCGTGGTTTGCCAATGTCATGCAGCTCCCGAGCCGTTTCACCTGAGCAAGCTGGGCACCGCGCGTTTCTACTTTGCCCGCCTGCTGCCACGTATTCATTCGCTGAGCGCCAGCGTCAGGGCCGGTAGCGACAGCCTGTACCTGCTCGAGGCCGGGCAACTGTGA
- a CDS encoding fatty acid--CoA ligase: protein MITTRIMPAAEQAYAYPLLIKRLLLSGVRYQPNQEIVYADKLRYTYTTLLERVQRLANVLTAAGVKPGDTVALLDWDSHRALECFFAVPMLGAVLHTVNVRLSTDQVRYTMNHAEDRLVLVHDDFLPLMAQLRDDLPTVEGFIRLGEGGPATQDVPLLGEYEALLAAAEPQFDFADFDEQSLATLFYTSGTTGNPKGVYFSHRQLVLHTLVEQGTLAACGEVPLLRSGDVYMPITPMFHVHAWGVPYVATALGIKQVYPGRYEPNRLVRLYRDEGVTFSHCVPTVLQMMLDSDEGRRADLSGWKMLLGGSALTLGLAQRASERGISVHCGYGMSESCPLLSITHLSAELLALPMAQQLPLRIDAGVPIALVDLRIVDAEGIDVPRDGESLGEIVVRAPWLTQGYLHEPEQGAALWLGGWMHTGDLACIDPAGVVRIRDRIKDVIKTGGEWVSSVALENLISQHPAVASVAVIGIPDPQWGEQPLALVVRCDGMQFDQAALAGHLQPFVDSGHLNKWAIPRQLRCVEEIPKTSVGKIDKKRIRQAFL from the coding sequence ATGATCACCACTCGCATCATGCCTGCGGCCGAGCAGGCCTACGCCTATCCGCTGCTGATCAAGCGCCTGCTGCTGTCGGGCGTGCGCTACCAGCCCAACCAGGAAATCGTCTACGCCGACAAGCTGCGCTACACCTACACTACGCTGCTTGAACGCGTTCAGCGGCTGGCCAATGTGCTGACCGCCGCGGGGGTCAAGCCTGGCGACACCGTGGCCTTGCTCGACTGGGACAGCCATCGGGCCCTTGAATGCTTCTTCGCCGTACCGATGCTGGGTGCGGTGCTGCACACGGTGAACGTACGGCTGTCCACCGATCAGGTGCGCTACACCATGAACCATGCCGAGGACCGCCTGGTACTGGTGCATGACGACTTCCTGCCGTTGATGGCGCAACTGCGCGATGACTTGCCGACGGTCGAGGGTTTCATTCGCCTCGGCGAAGGCGGCCCGGCAACGCAAGATGTGCCGTTGTTGGGTGAGTACGAAGCGCTGCTGGCGGCTGCCGAGCCACAGTTCGACTTCGCCGATTTCGACGAGCAGTCGCTGGCCACGCTGTTCTATACCAGCGGTACCACCGGCAACCCCAAGGGCGTGTACTTCAGCCACCGGCAACTGGTGCTGCATACCCTGGTCGAGCAGGGCACCCTGGCTGCCTGCGGCGAGGTACCGCTGCTGCGCAGCGGCGACGTGTACATGCCCATTACGCCGATGTTCCATGTGCACGCCTGGGGCGTGCCCTATGTGGCCACGGCACTGGGCATCAAGCAGGTCTACCCGGGGCGCTACGAGCCCAACCGCCTGGTGCGCTTGTACCGCGACGAGGGCGTGACGTTCTCCCATTGCGTGCCCACGGTGCTGCAGATGATGCTCGACAGCGACGAAGGGCGCCGCGCCGACCTGAGCGGCTGGAAGATGCTGCTGGGCGGCAGCGCCCTGACCCTGGGCCTGGCGCAGCGTGCCAGCGAGCGCGGCATCAGCGTGCATTGTGGCTACGGCATGTCGGAAAGCTGCCCGCTGCTCAGCATCACCCACCTGAGCGCTGAGCTGCTGGCACTGCCCATGGCGCAACAGTTGCCGCTGCGTATCGATGCCGGCGTGCCGATTGCCCTGGTGGACCTGCGCATCGTCGACGCTGAAGGCATTGATGTGCCCCGCGACGGAGAAAGCCTGGGTGAAATCGTGGTGCGTGCCCCGTGGCTGACCCAGGGCTATCTGCATGAACCGGAGCAGGGTGCCGCGTTGTGGCTGGGGGGCTGGATGCATACTGGCGACCTGGCCTGCATCGACCCTGCGGGTGTGGTGCGCATTCGTGACCGGATCAAGGATGTGATCAAGACCGGAGGCGAGTGGGTCAGCTCGGTGGCGCTGGAAAACCTGATCAGCCAGCACCCGGCTGTCGCTTCGGTGGCAGTGATCGGCATCCCGGACCCGCAGTGGGGTGAGCAACCCTTGGCCTTGGTGGTCCGTTGTGACGGCATGCAATTCGACCAGGCGGCATTGGCAGGGCATCTGCAGCCGTTTGTCGACAGCGGGCACCTGAACAAATGGGCGATACCGCGGCAGTTGCGTTGCGTGGAGGAGATCCCCAAGACCAGCGTTGGCAAAATCGACAAGAAGCGGATTCGCCAGGCATTTCTCTGA
- a CDS encoding methylated-DNA--[protein]-cysteine S-methyltransferase — MSSAFTFMQSPVGTLTLIARGECLAAVLWEEERENRVRLGALHRDDQCPVLLETARQLGEYFAGKRQRFELALDFAGTEFQRQVWAALLAIPFGETRSYSDIARQIGNPSAVRAVGAANGRNPISIIAPCHRVIGASGSLTGFAGGLAAKQYLLALEGRQSLALDL; from the coding sequence ATGTCCAGCGCATTCACCTTCATGCAGTCGCCCGTCGGCACCTTGACCCTAATAGCCCGTGGCGAGTGTCTGGCAGCCGTACTCTGGGAAGAGGAGCGGGAAAACCGCGTGCGCCTTGGCGCCCTGCACCGCGATGACCAGTGCCCGGTACTGCTGGAAACCGCCCGCCAGCTCGGCGAGTACTTTGCCGGCAAACGCCAGCGCTTCGAACTGGCGCTGGATTTTGCCGGCACCGAATTCCAGCGACAGGTGTGGGCCGCGCTGTTGGCGATACCGTTCGGTGAAACCCGCAGCTACAGCGACATCGCCCGGCAGATCGGCAACCCCAGCGCGGTGCGTGCGGTAGGCGCCGCCAATGGCCGCAACCCGATCTCGATCATCGCCCCGTGCCATCGGGTGATCGGTGCTTCGGGCAGCCTCACCGGCTTTGCCGGTGGCCTGGCGGCCAAGCAGTACCTGCTGGCGCTGGAGGGCCGGCAAAGCCTGGCACTGGACCTGTAA
- a CDS encoding carbon-nitrogen hydrolase family protein, translated as MKLCAVQLASLKGDVQANLERHLACIEQAAALGAELVVFPELSLTGYEPTLARQAALPVSSARLDPLQAACDRFGITVAAGLPLPTPDGIRIGMPILSPGVARQAYAKRRLHDDELPWFTPGDQALLLQVGAHRVAPAICYESMFMAHAAAAREHGADLYLVSVAKTANGIREGYLHYSEVARELGMPVLLANCVGPADTFIGAGGSAAWDSQGRLLASLDDHSEGLIVLDTVNASAMAVPLNPHPA; from the coding sequence ATGAAGTTGTGCGCCGTGCAACTGGCATCGCTCAAGGGCGATGTGCAAGCCAACCTCGAACGCCACCTGGCCTGCATCGAACAGGCCGCGGCCCTTGGTGCCGAACTGGTGGTATTTCCCGAACTGTCGCTGACCGGCTATGAGCCAACCCTCGCGCGCCAGGCCGCCCTGCCAGTCAGTTCGGCACGGCTGGACCCGCTGCAGGCAGCCTGCGACCGGTTTGGTATCACTGTCGCAGCGGGCCTGCCACTGCCGACCCCTGATGGCATTCGTATCGGCATGCCAATCCTCAGCCCCGGTGTGGCGCGCCAGGCCTATGCCAAGCGGCGCCTGCATGATGATGAACTGCCCTGGTTCACCCCAGGCGATCAAGCCTTGCTGCTGCAGGTGGGCGCGCACCGGGTAGCGCCTGCGATCTGCTACGAATCGATGTTCATGGCGCATGCGGCAGCCGCGCGGGAACACGGCGCCGACCTGTACCTGGTCAGTGTGGCGAAAACTGCCAACGGCATTCGCGAGGGTTACCTGCACTACTCCGAGGTGGCTCGAGAGCTGGGCATGCCAGTGTTGCTGGCCAACTGCGTGGGGCCGGCCGACACCTTCATCGGCGCTGGCGGCTCGGCGGCGTGGGACAGCCAGGGGCGCTTGCTGGCCAGCCTGGACGACCACAGCGAAGGTCTGATCGTGCTGGACACCGTCAACGCCAGTGCCATGGCAGTGCCCCTGAACCCACACCCGGCATGA
- a CDS encoding DUF3016 domain-containing protein has protein sequence MRTALVCAVLMALSLDSMAQGAPAAQVEVRFDHPEKFRDASLDSHGYERGADAYVMKTLTQYLQKLGQRYLQPGQQLVIDIRDIDLAGRFEPWHSQAYDVRFMREITWPTIDLSYTLSQPGKPDQQAQERVSDKMYLSRPGRVTSSSDRLYAEKAMLDDWFRQRFAVHPAS, from the coding sequence ATGCGTACCGCCCTCGTGTGTGCCGTGCTCATGGCGCTGTCACTGGACAGCATGGCACAAGGCGCCCCGGCCGCGCAGGTCGAGGTACGTTTCGACCATCCGGAAAAATTCCGCGATGCCAGCCTCGACAGCCACGGGTACGAGCGTGGTGCCGACGCCTATGTGATGAAAACCTTGACCCAGTACCTTCAGAAGCTTGGCCAGCGCTACCTGCAACCTGGCCAGCAACTGGTCATCGACATCCGCGACATCGACCTGGCCGGGCGTTTCGAGCCCTGGCACAGCCAGGCCTACGATGTACGCTTCATGCGCGAAATCACCTGGCCGACCATCGACCTCAGCTACACCCTCAGCCAACCGGGCAAACCCGACCAGCAGGCGCAGGAACGGGTCAGCGACAAGATGTACCTCAGCCGCCCGGGCCGGGTCACGAGCAGCAGCGACCGCCTGTATGCCGAAAAGGCCATGCTCGACGACTGGTTCCGCCAGCGTTTCGCCGTCCACCCGGCATCCTGA
- a CDS encoding metallophosphoesterase codes for MARFRRLIANLRGRDLAVGDIHGHFQRLQQCLDGVGFDPAVDRLFSVGDLVDRGPDSEAALEWLAQPWFHAVQGNHEALAITRVRGGRLDLDMYRAAGGGWFLDLPKARQLRFVERFEQLPIAIEVESAAGLVGLLHADSPYADWTVLRTWLELDDDPQVREVCQWSRRRLKVGDTEPVQGLRALLVGHTPVLEAKLLGNVWHLDTGGWASGHFTLMDMRTLQLVSPRPGETTVP; via the coding sequence ATGGCACGGTTTCGGCGTCTGATTGCCAACCTGCGGGGGCGTGACCTGGCGGTGGGCGATATCCATGGTCACTTCCAGCGCCTGCAGCAATGCCTGGATGGGGTGGGGTTCGATCCGGCCGTGGACCGCCTGTTCAGCGTGGGGGACCTGGTCGACCGTGGCCCGGACAGCGAGGCGGCGCTGGAATGGCTGGCGCAGCCCTGGTTCCATGCCGTGCAGGGTAATCACGAGGCCCTGGCAATCACCCGCGTACGCGGCGGGCGGCTCGATCTGGACATGTACCGCGCCGCCGGGGGTGGCTGGTTTCTGGACCTGCCGAAGGCTCGGCAGTTGCGTTTCGTGGAGCGATTCGAGCAGCTGCCGATTGCGATAGAGGTTGAAAGTGCGGCGGGCTTGGTAGGGCTGCTGCATGCCGACAGCCCATATGCCGACTGGACGGTGTTGAGGACCTGGCTGGAACTGGATGACGACCCGCAAGTACGGGAAGTGTGCCAATGGTCGCGGCGGCGGTTGAAGGTAGGTGATACCGAGCCCGTGCAGGGCCTGCGTGCCTTGTTGGTGGGCCACACGCCGGTACTGGAAGCCAAGCTGCTGGGCAACGTCTGGCACCTGGACACCGGGGGCTGGGCCAGTGGCCATTTCACCTTGATGGACATGCGGACCCTGCAACTGGTCAGCCCCAGGCCAGGTGAAACAACAGTGCCGTAG
- a CDS encoding LysE family translocator, translating into MQQFLIIALAHFLALLSPGPDFFLVARTSVNAGWRVASGACLGIALANGVFIAMAFTGLSVLQEGSLLFTALQLAGAGYLLYIGTLFLRHAGQTSLSTVAGKQTAQGWWRGLGMGFLSGILNPKNALFYASLVSMVASASFAWKATCALWMFSIVLLWDLLIAVAIGNPLVLRRFARSLPWLERASGAMLVLLATALLFHLAWG; encoded by the coding sequence ATGCAACAGTTCCTGATCATCGCCCTCGCCCACTTCCTCGCCCTGCTCTCTCCCGGCCCGGACTTCTTCCTGGTCGCACGCACTTCGGTCAACGCTGGCTGGCGCGTCGCGAGCGGCGCCTGCCTGGGTATCGCCCTGGCCAATGGCGTGTTCATCGCCATGGCTTTCACCGGTTTGTCGGTGCTGCAGGAAGGCAGCCTGCTGTTCACCGCCCTGCAACTGGCCGGCGCCGGCTACCTGCTGTACATCGGCACCCTGTTCCTGCGCCATGCCGGGCAAACCAGCCTGAGCACAGTCGCTGGCAAACAGACCGCCCAAGGGTGGTGGCGTGGATTGGGCATGGGGTTCCTGTCCGGCATCCTCAACCCCAAGAATGCGCTGTTCTATGCCAGCCTGGTAAGCATGGTCGCCAGCGCCAGCTTTGCCTGGAAGGCAACCTGTGCCCTGTGGATGTTCAGCATCGTGCTGCTGTGGGACTTGCTGATTGCCGTGGCCATCGGCAACCCGCTGGTGCTGCGGCGCTTCGCCCGCAGCCTGCCCTGGCTGGAACGGGCCTCCGGGGCCATGCTGGTGCTATTGGCTACGGCACTGTTGTTTCACCTGGCCTGGGGCTGA